Proteins encoded within one genomic window of Rhododendron vialii isolate Sample 1 chromosome 1a, ASM3025357v1:
- the LOC131302526 gene encoding protein ETHYLENE INSENSITIVE 3-like: MIMFDEMGFCGDLDFFSAPLGEGGDMAAPTQNESEAIVEDDDYSDEEIDVDELERRMWRDKMRLKRLKEMNKGKECVDAAKQRQSQEQARRKKMSRAQDGILKYMLKMMEVCKAQGFVYGIIPEKGKPVSGASDNLREWWKDKVRFDRNGPAAIAKYQADHSIPGKTEGSNPVGPTPHTLQELQDTTLGSLLSALMQHCDPPQRRFPLEKGVPPPWWPTGNEEWWPQLGLQKDQGPPPYKKPHDLKKAWKVGVLTAVIKHMSPDIAKIRKLVRQSKCLQDKMTAKESATWLAIINQEESLARELYPDRCPPLMSSGSGSFVINDCSEYDVEGVEDDQNFDVQEQKPNSIDLLNMGIGPIGRINDSFHPIKDEVVTNLDFTRKRKPNNELNNVMDHKVYTCEVLNCPHGDLRHGFHDRSMRDNHQLNCPYRSNSSDFGFSSFRSNEVKPIVFPQAFVNPKPAAPVPVNSVQPSFDLSGLGVPEDGQKMISELMSFYDTNIQGNKQSNPMSISVSKDQNMSHSLQQPNIQCQQENNYIHGQGVVMEGNIFEEANLPINRSMFSQQESRFDQCKVLNPSFEANPNDNFQMMYGSPFNFSSVDYPEHLHVAARDALPKPDVSIWY; the protein is encoded by the coding sequence ATGATAATGTTTGACGAAATGGGTTTTTGTGGTGATCTTGATTTCTTTTCGGCCCCACTTGGGGAGGGTGGAGATATGGCTGCCCCCACTCAAAATGAATCGGAGGCGATCGTGGAAGATGATGATTACAGTGATGAGGAAATCGACGTGGATGAGCTTGAGAGGAGGATGTGGAGGGACAAAATGCGTCTGAAGCGGCTCAAGGAAATGAATAAAGGCAAGGAATGTGTTGATGCTGCCAAGCAACGCCAGTCCCAGGAGCAAGCGAGGAGAAAGAAGATGTCAAGGGCTCAAGATGGGATTCTAAAGTACATGTTGAAGATGATGGAAGTTTGTAAAGCTCAGGGTTTTGTGTATGGTATTATTCCAGAGAAGGGAAAACCAGTGAGTGGTGCATCTGACAATCTTCGTGAGTGGTGGAAGGATAAAGTGAGATTTGATCGCAATGGCCCTGCTGCGATCGCGAAATACCAGGCGGACCATTCGATCCCCGGTAAGACAGAGGGGTCGAATCCGGTGGGTCCAACCCCTCACACTTTGCAAGAGCTTCAGGACACCACCCTTGGTTCGCTGCTTTCAGCTCTCATGCAGCACTGCGATCCCCCACAGAGGCGGTTTCCTTTAGAGAAGGGCGTTCCCCCTCCGTGGTGGCCTACTGGGAATGAGGAGTGGTGGCCTCAGTTGGGTTTGCAAAAGGACCAAGGCCCTCCTCCTTACAAGAAGCCTCATGACTTGAAAAAGGCGTGGAAGGTGGGTGTTTTAACCGCTGTTATCAAACACATGTCCCCTGATATTGCCAAGATTCGCAAGCTCGTCAGGCAGTCTAAGTGCTTGCAAGACAAGATGACTGCCAAGGAGAGTGCTACATGGCTTGCCATTATAAATCAGGAGGAATCATTGGCGCGTGAACTTTACCCTGACAGGTGTCCCCCTTTGATGTCCAGTGGTAGTGGCTCTTTCGTAATAAATGATTGCAGTGAGTATGATGTCGAAGGGGTTGAAGACGACCAAAATTTTGATGTCCAGGAGCAGAAACCCAATAGTATTGATTTGTTGAACATGGGTATAGGCCCAATAGGACGGATTAATGATAGTTTTCATCCAATCAAGGATGAAGTTGTCACCAACTTGGATTTCACCAGGAAGAGGAAGCCAAACAATGAACTGAACAATGTCATGGATCACAAGGTTTACACATGTGAGGTCCTTAATTGTCCGCATGGTGATCTCCGCCATGGTTTCCATGACAGGTCTATGAGAGACAATCATCAGTTGAATTGCCCCTATAGAAGCAATTCTTCAGATTTTGGGTTTTCAAGCTTCCGTAGTAATGAAGTCAAGCCGATTGTTTTCCCTCAGGCTTTTGTGAATCCCAAGCCAGCTGCTCCTGTACCGGTTAACTCGGTCCAACCTTCTTTTGATCTATCAGGACTTGGTGTTCCAGAAGATGGGCAGAAAATGATCAGTGAGCTTATGTCATTCTATGATACTAATATCCAAGGAAACAAACAGTCAAATCCTATGAGCATCTCAGTTTCCAAAGATCAGAATATGTCGCACTCTCTTCAGCAACCAAACATTCAGTGTCAACAGGAGAACAACTACATCCATGGTCAAGGGGTTGTGATGGAGGGTAATATTTTTGAAGAAGCTAACTTACCCATAAATCGCTCGATGTTTTCACAACAGGAAAGTCGCTTTGACCAGTGCAAGGTTTTGAATCCTTCGTTTGAGGCCAACCCAAACGACAACTTTCAAATGATGTATGGATCTCCGTTCAATTTTTCATCGGTTGATTACCCAGAGCACTTGCATGTTGCAGCAAGGGATGCCCTCCCGAAGCCAGACGTCTCAATCTGGTACTAG